One Hydractinia symbiolongicarpus strain clone_291-10 chromosome 7, HSymV2.1, whole genome shotgun sequence genomic window, TCCTATCCATTTCTTCGTGACATTTTTCCAATTGCCTTTCTAATGTTCTGTTATATGACATTTACTTTAATATACACCAAGTCCGACGATGTTCCAACCTAATATATAAGCACGCGTGCTTAGACTTTTTTAGTTGATTCTTTATAGACCCAAGTCGTTAATTATGTTGGTTTCTTCATCGATCAGCTTCATATAAGATCGTTCATTAGGGTACCACATAAACAGCTGCTTTTTTTGTCGTCTTAAATTCTTCGGTAGGGCCGTATAACTCTGAGTAAGGAGCCAGAGACTGTGCTTTCTATGTCTACCAGATACCGCAAGCTCAAGCAATGGTTGCTTTCGTTTATCGAGATTTTCATCAGCGATCATGTCATCTACGATGAATAATGTTTCTTCCCCCGCTAGGAATTTTGATAATCGCTCAATCCATTCAAAAAGCTGATCGCCTGGCTCGATCAAGAACACATAGGGGTCTTTCCAAAGCGATGCTCTATCGAGGTAAGTGGCATTCCATCGGAGAGTAGGACACAAAATTACGATATTGTGAAAATGACCTTTGTACTCATGCTCAAGCAGGTCCAGAACTCTTTGAGTTTTACCACACGACGTAGGCCTATTATATATTATAGTGCAGGGGTCTTTAACGATATCTagagtaatttatttttcatgtaTACCCGAGGGTATACACAAACATTTCCAGTGCTTACTTCTTCAAGACTATACTTGCGGGAAACCACGCCTTGCTCACTGCCATCTTGCGGCTTCCTCGCCCTGTGGTGAAAGACGCGATCATCTTCATAACATCACTGGTATCCAACTTGGTTGAAGGACTCGAGATCCCAAGGAATCTCTTATCAATCATGGCATATCCAAATGTGAACCCGAGGTCCACGATTGTCTCGTATATCATATCAATAATCTCTTTCTGTTGGAGAGGTTCGTTTGTAGACATTCTATTTATTATAATGCTCATCGcatcttaaaaatatcaatCTCTGCCTTAGGCTCCTGCCTCACGCTTGGTTGCTGAGCCATTGCAGCAGGCTGCTGGGTAACCGCGTGTCTCTTACGGATAAAATAGTAGGCACCTCCGATACATGCAAGGATAATAAGGCCCCAGCGCCATATATATATCCACTTCCCATGGACTTAAAGGTACCTGTGGCAGGTTCCTGACTCTCTTGTGAAGTACCTTTGTCCATGTTCTTCTTCAAGTCAGCCTTGTTCTTACGGTTCCATTCCGCAAGTCTCTTCCCAGCAGCAACACGGCCCTCGTTCTTCTTGGTAATTACTTGATTAGTTTCCTCAGTCATTTCTTATAACTCACGGAGTTATGAAATCACTTCTTTTTTACATTAAGAACGAGGGATATCCCCTGTTCCTCAAGTATCTCCATAGTCTCTCTAATCCCTGTTATTATAGCCTCAGGAGTATATAAATCTCTCTCTAAACCTCATGCGTTCTTTCTTGGGTGGAGCCATTCCGAGCTTCCTCTCCCTCATCAGTGCAGCTAGTCTATGACCTTGTGCAATCCTTCCCGGGTGCTTTTTGTGCACTTCAATTTTTTCGACGGTctctgtttgttgtttttgttggttGATAACAATACTACCCGCGCTCCTCATCTTTTTGTTGCTCTTCATCAACCTTCTCTTTAACTACCTTGGACGTTGAGAGCTGAGTGTGATTGATGGTATGGGCTGCCACCAACAGAGGCGCGAGGAATCGACCAAAGCCTGTATGTATGAGGGTTCCTATATCAGTCACGCTCTCCCGATAATAGGATCGTTTTCTAAATCATGATGAAGAGCCTCGGGACTATCGAGTGGTATAAGGTTACCGATAGCTTTACTATATAGCCCAAGGGCGTGAGTTGACAATACCTTTGCAGTCTTCTCTCCTTTCTCATGGAGTTCCTTTTCGACTACCTCGGCGTGTATTTTCTCAATAGCCTCGGGTTATGCTTTATCCAGGAATGTCTCAGTACATTTTTAGGCAGTAATTATGGTTTGGTCTTTCGCATATCTTTCAATGTTTGACGTTTGTCTATAGGTCGCTCTGGCACTTCCGTAGCATTGGCAACATCGTCGAATATTTCTGCTAATGAATACATcctatttattttatgtttgtaTCGATAAAGGAAAGCGAGTATCGATATATATGGGAGTATGATCACGATCAGTAGTAactccatttttatttcttcagctgATAATGGCTTTGTGCAAGCGTCGTGATCTGATCCGCTTGAACGATCCTTTTGTCATCAGCTCTATTTAACGCAATTTTTATGACTTCTTGCGTATAAATATTATGACCTTTGTTCTGAATACACCTCCAAGTTTTGTTGATATTAATACCTTCCTCCAAACATCGTTGGTAATCTTCGAAGGTTATACATTTCTTGGTCACGGCCTTTTTCACACCCTTGGCTTTGCGATCACCCCCGTCTTTCGTTAATGCTTTATAGGCGTAGGCCTTCGGTCAATGTAATAAAGTTTGTCATGATTATACTGCCTAATTCGTCTTTCATAGGACCCACGATCTTCCTTATTTTTCACGATCGGAAGAGGCCTATTGTCATCTTTGCTATAGGCACTAGCATCAAATCTGTCTTTAAAATCATCGTTAATGTTCTCGTAAAAATCATGGGTTCGAATGTGGTATACGAACGAgtccgtatccatgtaacaCAGTTGTATTTTACTACCATACTTTGGCTGCATGTAGtcatagtggaactcatacatgaCGGTTTTTGACTGTTCTAGAATAGCCTGACCTATATAGACTGGCTTGTTCATTTTGATTCCCGTTCTGCCCATTTCAATACCCATGAGAATCTTACAAAATAATGTGCTGCTCTTAAAGTTTGGTTGCATTATAAGCTTTGTATAGGCGGATTCATTCGTAACGAGCTTTATGTTGCGATGATTGCGTATGTTTTCCATGGTTTTACCGAACACGCTCAAATTCATTAATTTGTAAAACCCCTTCTCGAACTCGTTTTTGGCGCTAGTTCTCAGCTTCGTGTTGTGATTTATATAGTCCCGGAGCCAGGAACTATGTTGAAATTGGATAGCGCGGTGAACTTTTTTAAGCTCGAGCCCATGCTTTAGTGATTGATGTAAAGCTCCGATGTACACTACGTATTTCCGCTTATGTTCTAGATTAGGGATCAACTTCTCCACACTATGTTCAAACTTGCGCTCCGGCAGGAAGggtaattcgttgtgttttTCATGGAGCTCCTTCGGGTAATCAATATCTACATCCAGGAGGTACACATGTTTTTTATCAGATACCAGCTTTTCGATCTTCTTTTCATCTATTATCTCTACATTTGATACCCATTTGAACCCATGGGTGGGTAGAGGATGTTGCATCGCCCATCCATATAGATTGTTGGCATCCAGATACTGAAGGTAACTTGACTCAACCTCCGGGTCATATTGATCCCCCATATATTTGTTGTTCGCCCTCGCGTACCGGTGTACAGACTGCGTAATACCACCCCGTATTCCGCGCTCAAACATGAGAAGCATGTCAGGATCCATCAGTAGTCCCAAATTTACACCGTGTATTTGAGTGCTGCTTTCCAAGCTAAGCCAGGTGCGGAATAAAAATGGGCGGGATCAAGGCCATAGTTAGCATGGCACACTCCATGAAAGTTTTGGAATATATCAGTTAGTAGTAAAACGTCAGTAACCAAGTACGCATCATGATAGTCCCCCATGGTAGTTTCATCCCCCTTGGGATTGATAGCATTCCACACTTTTTGAGCGTGCTCGTATTCTTCATTATTAATCCCCTTCATGTTTAACTTGCTATGGAAAGCCTCCTTTGGAGGTAGCTCAGTTTCCTCGAATCGTCGCCAGCCATCCATATACTCATAAGGATACACTCCCTTCCCTCGCATAAACTTAAAGGTGTCATCCTCAGCGAAAAACCAACGAAGATATTTGCACTGCTCATCATTGAGATTATTAGCTAATTTTTCATATTTCAAGGATGCCATAGAGCAACAGGTGTCTATGAGTCTGATCTCGATCTTCTTGTACTTTTCACCATGACCTTGACCCATGCCTGCAATGGGTACCTTGATTTTAACATTAAACGATATGTACTTCTCGGTATTCTAGGCGATGCATCCTATATCCTGAGTGTCATATTTTTCACCTAGCTCACGGATAAATAAGTTAGCATCGTACCCTGATAGGTTGTGAAAAATCACTGGTACATGGTTtgggtattttatattttaagttaCAGGTATTGTGCGCGGCACCCCTGTGTAACCCAGGAGAGTGACAGTGGTCCTTCACCTTACGGTTCTTCGGGTCATCGTCAAAGGGTTTCATGCTGATGTGACAACTCGTGGCGGAGTCATGatctttttttagtatttccGTTAATAGCAACATGTCCTTTTGAGGGTAGATGCTGTATAGTCGCTTTACCTCATCCTCTAGATGATCGACAAAGCGTGTTACACATTCTTTACCCCTGAAGACTGTTAGTGGATCCGGCACTTCTCCATATGCGAAAGTGGAGTATGTGGCCCACCCGCATGGTACATGTTTATTCAATGTTTTGGTATCCCGAGCATTTTTCACCGGGATCAGTAGGCTTTCAAATTCCGCATATATTACAAATGGTTTTTTGAATTGGCAATGTCCGTCCTGGTAATATAACCATTTTTCCTTCTCGCTGGGCATCGTCCGTCCTGGTAATATAACCATTTTTCCTTCTCGCTGGGCATCGTGATCTTTACCACTGCGTTGTCTTTGCAGTAGGTATAATGGTTATCGCGGGATTCTATCGTTTGGAAACCCTGCAGGCCATTCAGACAGAAATGCATTTTCCCATGATTCTTCGATATCTCACGTCCTAGTAGTTTTGATAGATTTTTGATGGATACGTAATAGTTCCTCTTCTCATCGGTAAGCAGTAGCAGATTAACCTGAGTATCACTTTCGTTAAATGCCGATCGCCGTaagatattaaattttttacctgTTGCATACAAGACGTTCACGGCAATGTCTGGATTGTTCCGCTCaaattttgtgatatctttgATGGATGTTGGAAATTCtataccatcccaattataccgCTCCTGATATGGTCGAAGCTTGCTTATTCTTTGATGGTTTGTGCCTATCTCTTCGTGATGTATGGCGGCGATAATTGACCATTTAAAGCATTCTTGATCGTTGTTATCCGGATTAATTATGACCACTTGGGTGTTTCAATATATGATGAGCCCCGTGTTAACTTCTGTTTGTGAAAGTCTACATCGAGGTGTTGAATACGACCGATACTAAAACCGCTCTTGGGTAGCGCGGGATTCTCCACATGCGTTCTGATTTGAGCAAACATTGTGTCCATCGATTCATCCACTATGCTACCTTGGAATATAGATGTCATATTGCTGTGGAATACCTTGTCCACCTCGATAAACTCGTTAGTACCATCGATGGGTTTCCTCCATAGGATCCATAGGGAGCACTGGATTTTTGCAGACCTCATTTCTTCCACTTAGTTTTCAATAAGTGTTTTTACATTTGATCGAACCCATTAATATCTGTTCTATCTATGCCAGCTATACGATAACTTCTAAAAGTCTTATGAATCGCATGTTTATGCTCTTGTGGTGTGAAATCTTGGTTAGGTTGCTCTAAATTATGATCTTCCCTTGCTCAACCTCGTCATGAAGCGTTGCACCCATGACCCTGTTGTTGAGTTTAATCACATTGTTTTTGAACGTGTTATATGCGCTATTGACACCTTTCTTTATATACTCTGGAACATAGTCCACTAGCCAATCAGACCACTCTCGCagtttactttttaccactggATGAGTCCTCAACATCTCTTGGAGCTCGAAGATGTCCATGGCCTCTGGTGTTGGTAGAATATTCACTGATCTAATTGGGTTTCGTCGCTCGACTCTCCTGGAGGGTCGAGTTGGTACATCATCTGTGGGTTTTAATAAAGCAATAAGATCTGCTTTACGTAATTTTGAATAACCCTTAATCCCACTGGTTTTTGCAATGGCATGTAATTGTTTTACGGTTTTAGAATTCAAATCCATctcttttatttatatataattttttgatttcaaaaatttttggcACGGTCATGATTTTGAATGGGAATTTCCCTTGACTTATATTCTTTATAATAGTGTATATACTATTGCGCATGACgtcatttatattattttatatgattatgtgttagtatttaatatatctatcatttaatattagtttgtgttggttattggtagatgacgtcatgtatcttacatttaatattattttgtgttggtgattggcatttaatattatttaacattattttgtgttggttactaACATTATTGGGAATTTCCTGTTAGTCGACGTCGACtgtgccagaaggaacatttctctatctctccaAATTTCGCAAATGAGCGTCTAGAATAACTTaccagaattttttatttttttttttttgcttttcccTCGACAAAATTTTCAGCCTGTGACATTTTGTCCGCACAAGTTTACATAATTGCATAAACccggaaaaaaaactttattttcataaaattcGACAAAATATGATGATTTATTATGAACTGTGAAAtataatttcgcgaaaatttattcaaccGCGAATCGCGATtctcttttttgaaaattcaattttttttacattaccaGATTGACAAAAACTTCTGGTTACATCACAAACCCTTATACAAGCGCTAATTTTTATCTTATGCAATCAAGACTAGCACCTgccgtaaaataaaatttttcagaaaaatgtCAGAACACACAGCTCAAATTGATCCGAAATTTATATTCACAGCACTATTCCTTTCACTGGACTTGACATCGAAATAGACAAATAACTGCTGTTAAAAGAAATCATGTCGAAATTGACACTGTAGCTCGACCCGATCTTAgtgagacatgtcagaacacagtACAAAGTGACCCGAATTTCTATTACACagttttcttaaaaacaaaaaaaaaaacaagataagACCTACTTACTAATTTTAGCGTGTGTTAATTTAGCAAGACAAATTTACgcatttttttaagaacaatgaACTTGGAGAAAGTTTCTTACCTTTTTACAAACATTATCTTGGTTTTTTGTTTAAGGTCCCTGGAAACAAGTCCATGTAGATCCTGCAatgtttttaactattttttcgATAAATTTAGGCTACGCTAAATTAGTACACGTGGATGCCATGGGAACGAGAGAAAACGGGACGAACATTATAATGTATTCCAGCGACACAAATTACAAAGTAAACTTGCAATATATAAGACAAAGGAAGCATTAGTAACTTTATTTTATGACATCACATTAATACCGCGTCCGTACAAAGTAGAAGTGGACATATCTAACCTACTtattaatatcattaaaaaatctgtaacagataaatatttgttttacacATTCTATAAATCTGTAACAAAATTGAACAGAGGCGCAAAATTTATATTCTATATATATCCTAAATGAGGTGATTACTTAGAAGAGCCAAAGCTTTCAAAACACAATTTCAAGCTGTGATAGTCAGATGGTTACAGGGAATTATATTGCTATCCATGTGTCACCAAGTAATAAtagcaaagaaaaatataataaatcaatTCCGTAAAAACactaacaaatatatatatatcgaaATATGCAGTTACAGGTCATGGGTTTTCTTCATCAGATTCATTCTGAAGATTGTCCATCGCAATAAACAGTCACATCAAAATCATCTTCGAGATTGTTGCTTTTGACATCCATAAATAGTTTCTGCATATTTTCTACTGTATTTCGTACATAATTTAGTTCTTctataacaaaaattttttttggagaatCGTTATTATAAATAGCAGTAGCCAATGAGGATTCCATTTCTCTATAGTAGTTTAATACGTGCTGCATTTCCGTACGAACAATTTGAAGCTCCTCGGTAGCACGACACTTGTGCAGATAAAATTGTACGCACGTACTTTTTACTGATGCAGGAATGTTATGTGAAGTGTTATTAACCTAAAATAAAGTGTCCGTAACAAATTAAAGAACTCGTCAGTTTTTTTATcatgcataatttttaaagaattaccAGATCAACCGTAGTAGTGTTTAAATATATCCTGGAATTGACGTCCAATGCATCTTTATACAACACATCTTCGTACACACCACATTCTCTGTTCGTCTGATTTAACGACTCAACTAAATTCTTTAGGTCATTGCAGATTTTATTGATTTGCACTGATAAACGATTACATATCGAAGAACCATCTATCAAAGttaagtaaaataaatcaacaaagaataaaaaaaacaaagtgatTGTACACATATTTCATCGGGCTGATATAAATTTATAGTTTACCTGCATATCGTTTCTTTAAAGTCAGTAACATTAACCTTTCAGTTGCACGAGTATGTAAAGTATCCAAAGCGGTTTTTACAGCATTCTGAACGAATTTGCGATGATAATACGTGTACTGATTTAAGGTTATACTTCAACGATCGTTTACACCGTGCTTTTTTTCGAAACTCGAAAGATCAGATTCCAACctaaataacaataacaaaaagccATCTAAGAACGAAACACAAAACTACCGGATGGTTA contains:
- the LOC130648652 gene encoding uncharacterized protein LOC130648652, which encodes MRSAKIQCSLWILWRKPIDGTNEFIEVDKVFHSNMTSIFQGSIVDESMDTMFAQIRTHVENPALPKSGFMVIINPDNNDQECFKWSIIAAIHHEEIGTNHQRISKLRPYQERYNWDGIEFPTSIKDITKFERNNPDIAVNVLYATGKKFNILRRSAFNESDTQVNLLLLTDEKRNYYVSIKNLSKLLGHHDAQREGKMVILPGRTMPSEKEKWLYYQDGHCQFKKPFVIYAEFESLLIPVKNARDTKTLNKHVPCGWATYSTFAYGEVPDPLTVFRGKECVTRFVDHLEDEVKRLYSIYPQKDMLLLTEILKKDHDSATSCHISMKPFDDDPKNRKVKDHCHSPGLHRGAAHNTCNLKYKIPKPCTSDFSQPIRVPIAGMGQGHGEKYKKIEIRLIDTCCSMASLKYEKLANNLNDEQCKYLRWFFAEDDTFKFMRGKGVYPYEYMDGWRRFEETELPPKEAFHSKLNMKGINNEEYEHAQKVWNAINPKGDETTMGDYHDAYLVTDVLLLTDIFQNFHGVCHANYGLDPAHFYSAPGLAWKAALKYTV